ATTGTTTTTTCAGCGAGTTTACGGACCTCATCGGCAACAACAGCAAACCCTCTACCAGCCTCCCCTGCTCTAGCCGCTTCAATAGCGGCATTAAGCGCAAGAAGGTTTGTCTGGTCAGCAATATCATTGATAACACCAAGCACATTGCCTATTTCTACGGATTGCTTGTCTAGTTGCTCCATTGTTTCCTTTAGTCTTGAAGCTCTGCCTTGAATATCTGTCATAGCTGCAATGGTGTCTTGAACCATTTCAGCTCCTTCACCTGCTTTTTTCATTGACGTCTCAGAGCTATGACTTGTTTCGGAAGCATTTTTAGCAACTTCAAGAACTGTTGCATTCATTTCTTCCATTGCTGTAGCAGTCTCAGCGACTCTCTGCTTCTGAAATTCACTTCCGCGCAGAATCTCATCTGCACTACTGGTAACTTCATCAGTAATTGTTGAAACACGATCAATAACGGCCTGTAGCTTTTCTGCGGCGGCCAGCATGCCTTCCTTCTTGGCTCCTTCTGCCCGTTTAGTTGCTTCCTGAGCTTCAGCCGCTGCTTTTTGAGCAATCTTAGTCTGGTCCTGTGCCTCAGCTTCCTTAAGTTTAATATTTTTTATATTCTCAGATAAAGTTGAAACCATAGAATTCAAAGCTAATTGCAATGTCGATATTTCATTTCTACCCTGCGGATTTAGACTTACTTCAAGATTACCATCTGCAACAGCAGATGCCGCATCTGTTGATTCCCGAAGCGGTGTAACTATAGTTTTGATAAGATAAAGGCTTAATGGCAATATTAGAATCAAAAAGACTGCGCTAGAACCTACTAAGATCTTCATCGTAATAGAATTTGCGCTATCATTCATGTTGCCGCCTATACGAGCTTTTGCTATATCAATGTTGTCTAAGTATACACCAGTTCCAATCCACATGTCTGTTCCGGGAATCATCTGAGCATAACTTATCTTTGGCTGAACTCCAGCGCCCGGCTTTTCATAATAGTAAGTAACAAAGCCTCCACCACTATGAGCAGCCTTTGCTAACTCTTGAATTAAAAAAAGTCCGTTCTGATCCTTTAATCCGGCTAAATCTTTACCTTGCAGGGACTTATTAGGAGGCATTGCCATATTTACAGTACCTTTATATACAAAAAAGTATCCTGAATTATCTTTCTCATATCTAATAGGATCTATTGCAAAACGAGTAAACTTTAATTGCTCTTCTTCGCCCTTTATAAATTTTAATTCTTGTCCCAAAGAAAGAGCCATACTTTTAATTGCAACGTGTAATTTATCTTTTTGATCTTCAAGCATGACATTTTGAGTCTCACTTACACCATATGAAGTAATATCACGGATAGCCCCTAAAAAGAAAACTCCGGTAACAATTACAAATACGACCATTAAAGCGAGCAAAAAGAAAAACCTGGATCCAATTGATAAATTTTTAAACATATGCCCCTCCCCTATAAGACATTACAAAAACTAAAGACGTTTATATCTCATACTCAGGCAAGTAATTTTATACCGATCACGAATAGCTACCTTCAATATACACGACCTTATAGCTTTGTGATAGTTTTTTATAAAATTGATTAAACAAAAAAAAGAGCTGGAAGTTATTCAACTTCCAGCTCTTAAAATTTAAACTTTTATGCGTAATTAAATTACATAATCTATCATATTTCTTGAAGCAACAACCTGCTTAATAAAAGCAACGCATTCCTGATGAAGGGGATTAACCTGATAAGCATCAAGGTCATCCTTTGATTCAAACTCAGAATAAAGCACAACGTTACAGTCAGGGATAGCTGCAAACACATCTACACTAACTTCAATATGTTT
This genomic interval from Desulfovibrio sp. UCD-KL4C contains the following:
- a CDS encoding methyl-accepting chemotaxis protein; this encodes MFKNLSIGSRFFFLLALMVVFVIVTGVFFLGAIRDITSYGVSETQNVMLEDQKDKLHVAIKSMALSLGQELKFIKGEEEQLKFTRFAIDPIRYEKDNSGYFFVYKGTVNMAMPPNKSLQGKDLAGLKDQNGLFLIQELAKAAHSGGGFVTYYYEKPGAGVQPKISYAQMIPGTDMWIGTGVYLDNIDIAKARIGGNMNDSANSITMKILVGSSAVFLILILPLSLYLIKTIVTPLRESTDAASAVADGNLEVSLNPQGRNEISTLQLALNSMVSTLSENIKNIKLKEAEAQDQTKIAQKAAAEAQEATKRAEGAKKEGMLAAAEKLQAVIDRVSTITDEVTSSADEILRGSEFQKQRVAETATAMEEMNATVLEVAKNASETSHSSETSMKKAGEGAEMVQDTIAAMTDIQGRASRLKETMEQLDKQSVEIGNVLGVINDIADQTNLLALNAAIEAARAGEAGRGFAVVADEVRKLAEKTIGATEQVESSISSIQLLARENVKGMDETVTAVEGATELSRTSGTMLSEIVELARNSADQIRSIATAAEEQSATSEEINQSVGEIDSMTEENTKNSQLASSGTQHLSEEVRELIDLVEELRRGD
- a CDS encoding Dabb family protein produces the protein MIKHIVMWTLKDEAEGGTAAENGIKMKQILENLSGKIKELKHIEVSVDVFAAIPDCNVVLYSEFESKDDLDAYQVNPLHQECVAFIKQVVASRNMIDYVI